The Paenibacillus sp. FSL W8-0426 region GCATCCACACCGCCCGTGGTCCGACATTCATGCCCCAGAGCGTCAGTGTATCCCACTGAACATAAGCAATCTCCCCGAATAGTACATGATCGAGATCAAAATCGATGTTTTGCGCATTTTGACTGATTAGAATCACACCTACCGCGAACAGGGCCGTGAACACAATCCCTATGGATGCATCCGAGGAGAGTCCTCCGGATTGCAGCGTCTGGATGAGAAACACCGTAATCAAGCCAAATGCCGTCGCCCCCAGCAGCATCCAGAGCGAATCCCGGGATCCGCTCCACAGGTAGGCAACCGCGATGCCGGGCAATACCGCATGGCTGATGGCATCGCCCACCATCGTCATCTTCCGCAGAATCAGAAAACATCCGAGAATGGCACAAGCGGAGGAGACGAGCATGGCCGTTAAAATAATCCAAAACGTGGACATTACAATCCACCTCGTTCCTGCTGCGCGCGCTGCACGGGCAGCCCGGATAAGGCCATGCGTTCCTCCCGCAAATAGGCCGATCTCGCCTGCGCGCTCCGCAGTCGTCTGGCCAGCAGCCCGCGCCGCGGAGCCAGTAATGCAGATCCGGCAAAAATGACCGTTGCCGCGAGCACCGTCACAGGCCCTGTCGGCAGATTCGGCACCATCGTGCTGAACAACGTTCCCGCCGCGCCGCTAAGAGCGCCGAACAGACCCGCCAGCAGCACCATCAGTGCCAGTGAATCGGTCCAGCAGCGTGCAGCCGCAGCCGGCGTGACCAGCAAAGCCGCAACCAGCACCACGCCGACGGCCTGAATCCCTGCTACGACAGCAATAACGGTAAGCAGCAGAATCAGGTGCTCCAGCATGCCTACGGGCAAACCCATCCCCCGTGCAAATCCCGGATCAAAGCTCACCAGCTTGAATTCCTTGAACCAAGCCACACTGGCAAGGAGCAGGATCAGGCATACGCCGCCCATGACGTATACATCGGTCTGCACCATGGATGCCGCCTGCCCGAACAAATATTTGTCGAGTCCGCTCTGGCTGCCGCTTGCTCCATGCTGGATTCGCGTCAACATGACGATGCCGATGCCGAAAAAGACCGACAGCACGATGCCCATCGCCGTTTCCTGCTTAATGCGTGAATAGCGCGTAATGCACGTGATGCCAAAGGTAGCCATAATGCCCGCAACGAGGGCACCGACGAGAAACAGGCCAACCGACTTCGTTTCCGCAAGCATGAACGCTATGCATATGCCGGGCAGTGCCGCATGGGCCAGCGTATCGCCCATCAAACTTTGACGACGCAAAAACGTAAACGAACCGATAATGCCGCTGCTGAATCCAAGCAGCATACACCCAAGCAGGATCCATCTCGTGTTGGGATCGGTCAGAATCGTCATGATCCAGTTTCCCATCATTTACACCTGACCCTTCTCCGAGCGGCTGCCAATCATGGCAATCCGGCCGCCGTAGGTTTCCTGCAGCATATCCGGCACAAATACCTCGCTGGTAGGGCCTCCTGCCACCAACCGGCCATTCAGCAGCAGCACATGATCGAAATATTCCTCCACCGTGGCCAGGTCATGATGAACGACAAGCACCGTTTTCCCTTGCCGCTTCAGCTGCTCCAGCAATGAAATAATCGCTTTCTCGGTCGTGGCGTCCACGCCGGCAAACGGCTCATCCATGAAGTACAGGTCAGCGTCCTGCACCAGGGCGCGAGCCAGAAATACTCTCTGCTGCTGCCCCCCGGACAACTGGCTGATCTGACGGTGCATGAAATCGCCCATGCCTACCTGTTCCAGACAATGTGCGGCGAGATCGCGCTCTTTTTTACCGGGACGGCGGAACCAGCCCAGATGGCCGTATCTTCCCATCATAACCACATCCAGCGCATGGGTCGGAAAATCCCAATCCACGGATTCGCGCTGGGGCACGTATCCGATGCGACGGCGCTGTTCCCGGTATGACTGGCCGAATATTCGCACCTCTCCGTTCATTTTCGGGATCAGCCCGAGCACGGCTTTGATCAAGGTCGACTTGCCCGCCCCGTTCGGACCGAGAATGCCGATGAGTTGACCTTCCGGAATATCGAAGGATACGCCGCTGAGCACAGGCTTTTTATGGTAAGCCACCGCCAAATCGCGAACGCTCAGGGGTGACGCCGCTTCCAAACTGCCTAGGCCTTGGCCCAGATGATCTTCTTTGCCTGCATAGGTTAATGACGTTGAATCTCTCATGCTGCCCACTCCTCTCATTGCTTTTCCTTCACTTGGTTAATGGCTATTTCAACGCCTCTGAAATCGTATCGGCATTATGGCGAATCATTCCGATGTATGTTCCTTCCTCCGTGCCCTCGGCGCCCATGGCGTCGGAGAACAGTTCTCCGCCGATGTTTACCGTATGTCCCTTTTCCGCCGCTCCCGCAATGATGGCTTCCATCGCTTTTGCCGGAACACTTGACTCCACGAAGACGGCTTTGATGTTATTTTCTACCAGGTAGTCCCTCAATTCGCTGACGTCCTTGGCCCCATACTCGGCCGCCGTGCTGATGCCCTGCAATCCCATCACCTTCATGCCATAGGCTTGGCCGAAGTATCCGAAAGCATCATGTGCCGTAACAAGCACGCGGCTTTGCTCAGGTATTTCCGCGATTTTCTCCCTTACCTCGTTATCAAGCTTCTCCAACTCCGCCAAATACGCCGCCGTCTGTTCCTTGTACTGTTCTGCATGATCCGGATCTGCTTCGGTCAGCGTATCCCGCACGGCTTCCACCACCACCATCCAGTGTTTGACGTTGAACCAGACATGCGGATCATACTCCGTATCCATCTCTTCGCCCGAACGCAGCTCCTTTGGAGGAATGCTCTCCGCGACGGCGGCTACTTTTTTGCCGGCAGACATTTTTTTAAGAATTTCGGACATTTTGCCTTCCAGATGAAGCCCGTTGTATAGAATCACGTCAGCTTCTTCCAGCTTGCGGATATCTCCCTGCGAGGCTTTGTATAAATGGGGGTCGACTCCCGGTCCCATCAGTCCGGTGACTTCCACATACGATCCGCCGACTTCACGGGCGATATCCGCGATCATGCCGGTCGTTGCCGTTACTTTCATTTTCCCCTCGCCGCCTGCCTCCGTGCCGTTCGAACATGCCGTCAATACGACAACCAGCAGCAATAC contains the following coding sequences:
- a CDS encoding metal ABC transporter permease, with protein sequence MGNWIMTILTDPNTRWILLGCMLLGFSSGIIGSFTFLRRQSLMGDTLAHAALPGICIAFMLAETKSVGLFLVGALVAGIMATFGITCITRYSRIKQETAMGIVLSVFFGIGIVMLTRIQHGASGSQSGLDKYLFGQAASMVQTDVYVMGGVCLILLLASVAWFKEFKLVSFDPGFARGMGLPVGMLEHLILLLTVIAVVAGIQAVGVVLVAALLVTPAAAARCWTDSLALMVLLAGLFGALSGAAGTLFSTMVPNLPTGPVTVLAATVIFAGSALLAPRRGLLARRLRSAQARSAYLREERMALSGLPVQRAQQERGGL
- a CDS encoding metal ABC transporter ATP-binding protein translates to MRDSTSLTYAGKEDHLGQGLGSLEAASPLSVRDLAVAYHKKPVLSGVSFDIPEGQLIGILGPNGAGKSTLIKAVLGLIPKMNGEVRIFGQSYREQRRRIGYVPQRESVDWDFPTHALDVVMMGRYGHLGWFRRPGKKERDLAAHCLEQVGMGDFMHRQISQLSGGQQQRVFLARALVQDADLYFMDEPFAGVDATTEKAIISLLEQLKRQGKTVLVVHHDLATVEEYFDHVLLLNGRLVAGGPTSEVFVPDMLQETYGGRIAMIGSRSEKGQV
- a CDS encoding zinc ABC transporter substrate-binding protein; this encodes MVKMRSIHRGVMTAVLLLVVVLTACSNGTEAGGEGKMKVTATTGMIADIAREVGGSYVEVTGLMGPGVDPHLYKASQGDIRKLEEADVILYNGLHLEGKMSEILKKMSAGKKVAAVAESIPPKELRSGEEMDTEYDPHVWFNVKHWMVVVEAVRDTLTEADPDHAEQYKEQTAAYLAELEKLDNEVREKIAEIPEQSRVLVTAHDAFGYFGQAYGMKVMGLQGISTAAEYGAKDVSELRDYLVENNIKAVFVESSVPAKAMEAIIAGAAEKGHTVNIGGELFSDAMGAEGTEEGTYIGMIRHNADTISEALK